In Myxococcota bacterium, a single window of DNA contains:
- the rplX gene encoding 50S ribosomal protein L24 has protein sequence MKIRLKKGDMVKVMTGSKDKKGQVGKVLEIDRKKLRVKIENVFPIKKHIKPQKNKAMPEGGIVNDFGSIHISNVMLMSKIEGA, from the coding sequence ATGAAAATTCGTTTGAAAAAAGGCGATATGGTCAAAGTGATGACCGGCTCTAAAGACAAAAAGGGTCAAGTCGGTAAAGTACTTGAGATCGATCGCAAGAAATTGCGCGTGAAGATTGAGAACGTGTTCCCAATCAAAAAACACATTAAGCCTCAGAAAAACAAAGCAATGCCTGAAGGCGGAATTGTTAATGATTTCGGAAGCATTCATATCTCGAACGTCATGTTGATGTCGAAGATTGAGGGAGCGTAA